The Branchiostoma lanceolatum isolate klBraLanc5 chromosome 17, klBraLanc5.hap2, whole genome shotgun sequence genome contains the following window.
TTGTCGTCCTCTCCATTGGGGAGTCCCACCTCGGCTTTGGCCATCTTTTCGTGGTCACCTCCAAATGGGACATTTGCTTTGACCGTCTTCTCGTGGTCCTCTTCGCCCTGTCCAAGGCACTTGAAGATTAGGCCATTAATCACCCCCAGCGCTATGGAGAGAAACATGTGCCATGTCACAAAATGAGACCACTTTTCGTGTTTGGCAATTGTACAAATATACAAGGCTGAAAAAACTCTCTAGAAGTCACGATGATCACATACGCGtgtttttccctttctttttgCACGCATCCTGTCATAGACCACATCTAGATACAGTATCTCCGTAAACCATGCCCATTTATTTCTGCCTGAATACACCAGTTAAAATCAACATTAATCTGGTCAAGACGTTCTTACGGTAAGGGCACTAGTCACAACAAACAATCTCAATTCATTGCtgcaagaaaaaataaagaaattagaaATCTCAGTTGCGACTTTGATTGTATCTATTAGAGTCTCCTTAACTCATGCTTAAAAGTCCCCCAtgatatattgatattttgataaAGTTAACCCCGATGGCTAATTCATATTGCAACGTTATCTTGTCCTATAGCTACGTAGTGTTACCAACAGTGATTCCCCATGTACGTGACATGTGAACCGTTTTTTCCAGCCATTGTACGTCCAACAATGCTGTAATTCTGTCTGCTACTCGTACACTACCGTGCAGTCAGTATGAAAATTGTTGTAAAAATGGATTGTCAATGCTTCTGTCGGGAAAATTGCAATTGCAATTGTAGTGCATGGCTCAGGCACTTCTCAGAAAAGAAATTTAGAAGTCTCGTACCAGAGGTTTTCCGGTCAGCAAATTGCATCGCTTTATGTGGTGAATCAGGAGAAGAAATGTTGACCTCTGGGTCACAGGGTTCACCCGGGGTCACTAGTATTTTCAGCTACGCTTCACTTCCGGAAACGCGATGCTGGCAGGTATATTTCGCTGAATATTTACTTCTCTTGTAAAGATCTAGCTTGCTAACAAATCTACTCACCAACTAAGAGTTCTTAAGGTCTGGATAAATAACTTTTTGGGGATGGTCGGTGGATTCGCTGAAGGGGAAACGCTGTAAATCTTgtatgcatggggagggggcggTGTTGTGGGAGGTATATTTACACTGCGGCAATGTTTTGGTTAGGCGAGTGTATCATTCTCAAGCTAATTTTCGACCAAATAACGGATCAAGTAGGAATCAAAATCATATTCTTCATCGGCGCAAGGTTGTGAATTTCTGCAGCAAACATTACTGAATGTCGTTTTAGGACCCATCGTATAATTATAGACCGTGCCCAAAACCGTTATTAAACGTTACCTTTCCCAATACAGATTAGCCCTATATAGCATTGTTGTCGGCTAGCAGACTGCGGGATGACCATGGCTCTGACCGGTACAGACCCCACGTCGCTGTACGTGTCCGTGTGCCGGTACATACTGTCGGACAGCGGTCTGGAGGACCTGTACCGCATGCTGCCGTACCTCAAGCAGGTGAGGCAGAACATGTGACACCTGTGTAccgttttatttatttgttgtcaGGATTTCATGCTCTCTGTTGTTActgttattatgtttagccataagtatggctaaacatattgttttctctcatgtttcttcttcttcttcttcttcttcttcttcttctcctgtcaaatcttcaaatcgattcatctctgtcatttttttaccaaatgacctgaaatttggtacaaaggtaatgtaggcaaaaaccaatgtgcgttcttttccttgttttgatattgaccttgaaagtgattttatcgaggtttttaagctatttttagcatatcttggcctcctgcgccctggtatttcaaccgaatgacctgaaatttgctgtatatgtggcttgaacaaatatttaaaggactacattcccatttttggcatacatatattcaaaacgatttattttgggctttcttgacaatatttgccacttctgtcactttcaatactacatatgacctacaggtcgttgaccccgagtgccttgcacctggccaagctgcttacgaggaggaaagaccggacataaacatttaacgtgattatcgggaaaacaccatgttcccttaaactcagtggttaaattgcagtttaggaaattttataacagaaaacaagttaaatcaatgattttgtgaatgtttattctagcattagttattccagatattttcaaactccaaattcttcaacacaacacgggagatcgtttctcctcagactggcgcgacactcctgtcaaaattgattgatgatctctctctgccgccgacttcatacatgatcaaaggcgggtggtaggcggtgcgcggggaaacgtaaacatataatgtagcgaagtgttgcacaaggaattctcacgctgaggggtacatgaaataatgcttacaaaatagacctctatgaatcgggctacattcagcaatggtagacggattcggggcatgccgcgcaaaacacatggtctcactggggacaggcgttttggtccggcacgttgtcgcagcggtgcgtcgccgctacgcgatcgaaagcacgccgctgtctgtctcggagcaacacgcgtctcccgtgatgtgtagcgtccaccaccaggccttcctacatgtcctacgtacgggcgtatggatcgtagaattcggcaaaaaaggaatgattaggccagtagagtcagtccccggtaaggtcaatgattcgcccctttgcgctagcttgtaacgttaaatgaatgtaccctctggtggccaaacttcactgacaaactttctccctattatcatcatgagcttgcgttagtctggtactagtgactattatgtgccgggaatgtttatctatcgcacgccttggaaggaagttcagccatgataaatggtcggccgttgcgaaaatttggaatcccatgctgttgattttcgtgattgaatctgtaagaaaatatattttcatgtcgttcatgtttttgggacggacgccgggacggggtgaattttttctatcattttcgtcccgttagtaatgcaaatcgaatcgtgttgcacaagaggcaaaacactaaaaacgtgggtcttgtggagtgttttggagcgggaaaatgccggatattagcgctgccgaacagtgtacatcgtcgcgcgcgggtgacgctccgtcaaaacaaatccgctggtggtctagcgcggccaccgaaaataggcagaaacacacaggaggacttagcaccttcgtttatgagggcaattgtgaaaatcttttgttacaaattgttcgaacattgaaacatttggatagatggtttgaaactgttctaaataaagagatttttgtgtagttacgttcgaaatgtttccaacgtatgtgaaataagttcaaacatgttataagtttcaattctaattgtttgaacactttagaactattgtgacttagacattcttttaatcaaaatagttcaaacatattacaaatattatactaaaaccctctcggtgactttgaattgactcaaatatgttggtcatttccttcgtctcctgtcaaatcttcatatgtatactatggaaaacttcattcttccctggggttgatcttttttaattcaattttgaactgggttgattatgcgcaagagtgtaattttcagcggatatttttcgactggtttacatggaaatggcacggaatatcccattcttgcaaggggaggattctttaattatttttcaattttgagctggaatgattatgaaaaagtccattttttagcagaagtgtatttgttaatcaattagtggatatggttgtggactggtccatattgtgttgaggtgctactggaagactcaattttggactggggtgattcatttttttagtgcaagtattttagaatggtccattgttatttttggagagtccattttttgcatggcgaggagtatggctaaacatgctgtatttgctcgcaaatgttgcctttctagttgttgttgttgctttctATCAAGGGGGCTAGAAATTTGTTGTTGGCATTTTAAAGGTTTGTTTGGCTTGGGAAAGGCCTAGATTTATATCTTGATGGCTTCAACTATAGAGCAACGCATCTAGCAGGTTACTTTCAAATTGCAGAATTTCAAAATACCATGCTACCTTTACAGTGGCCTAAGATCTGTCTAGTCATTCCTGCTTTATATCTACTCCATGTTGGGCCCCATACTATTAGATCGTCTTGTTTCTGGTAACAAGAGAGCTTAGCGAGAGAGCATTAGTTATCTTAAACATTTGCATTGGGTCATATATTTGGGAAAAGAGGATAGGGAGTAGATATATCTCAAGCATATATTGCTAGCTAGCAATAAGCCAACATCTCACAACAAATATTTACTAATCCCTTATGAAGCATTGTTTTGATGAAATGCTGTATGCATGTGACAGTTATATCTCACAGTCTAACTGAATATTACACATTGTTTTTCTACAGGCCCTGTCATGCTGTGTATGTGAAAACCTGCTGCAGGACCCATATGGACCCCACGGTTCCCCCTGTCATCACTATGTCTGCAGGTGTGTTCATCTTTACATAGCGCTCCATATACCTGTTTCTTTTTATATCTGGGCAGGAGGGCAGCACTTTCTATTCTCTTGGATCTGGATGTGGGATAGCTTAAGCTAGTTTTGATTTAAGAATTTCATagagaaagagatgaaaatgATTTAGGGTTGGCAGAAAAACCTGTCCTGTccagaaaaaaaacccacaaggtACTGCACCAACCTAGTACTTTATTCACTCACCTTGCTGCTGATACGTTTTCtgtactgtaatttttttttatgatCATTGCATTGCTTATTCTTGTTTTGGAAAACTCTAACAGGAACTGCCTGGGAGGGAGAAAGGTATTGCGGCCGCCCTGTGGGTGGTGTGCCGAGTACCGTGACTTTGTGCCCTGCCGACAACAGCACATCCTCCTCAACTGCTACAAGAAGCTGTGCGAGTATGTGGCCTGCACTTCAAGTGGGCGGTCCCTTCTTAGGTGAGTTTTTATAGTGACAGAGACTTCTGGGATTAAAATGGACTGATTTTCATAGTGATAAAGAACCCTAAGCTCCTATTGGCAGTTCTGAGAAAGGGAAAGGTTCTCTTGAGTTAGAGGTGAATAGCCACAAGTGCTCGTGGATGAGGCCCAACAGTCAGCCCCTGACAGTGAGaggttgtgtaacacagtcttGAAGATTGACAGTGTGATGATCTTTCTGTCTTAAGTCCATCTTTTGCAGTACACAACAGTGTGCCAGCACTTTGTAGAGGTGGTTGTTATGATAAAAAACAGTGCCAGTATTTTGCAAAGGATCAGACAGGACATTGTGGAATAGTCCCTACGTATAGGAGAAGCATTTTGAACACTAGCAGTGTATGtagtactgtatgtatgtatgtaaaatgtatgtatgtaaaatgtacTAGTTTATGAATACTGGAGCAATATTTAgattaagctatgggagagagtgagtgagtgggtttAGATTATTGTATAACAAAAAAGCTGACTATATTCGAAGATCAGACCGCGCTTGCACTAAACTTTATCTGTTTGAAACGCAATGGAGagcatttttcatgtttttctttaatgGAGCCCCCTCTCCTAACTCCACAGTGCCAATGGAGCGTCCAGCAGTGTCCTAACATCCCTGCAGGAAGGCCTGATGTTGCCATGTGACTCCCCTATTCCTGACCGGGAGGTGACTCTACTGACGGGCAGAGGGCCTACTGGTCCCCCCGTACACACTCAACAGAGAGTGAGAGGTAAGCTAAGGTTACACCTTCCAATACAGCTATGTTCCCACTTCTGATCACAGAAGGGTTTCCAAGTCTGTTGGTGCCAAATGCTAACTGAAAAATACAATGCAATCTAATAGTGAACAGTGTAACCATTATATGAGCTTTTGGTGCAAGTACATTTCACTGGATGTGGGAGTTTTATGTTTAACAGCTCATTTTTAGAGATCAACAATAACATATCACCAATATGTTTCCTTTTATTTTCATCCTGTGCATCGGTTCCACTTCCAGATCCTACCTATTACTTTTTTTGTCTTTACTGCATAAGTGCAGAACTAATCCTTCATGTCCATACAGGGCGTGGCTCCCACCGTGTACACAGGCGCTGGAGAAGAGGTGGGCGGGGACGGGGCAGTCGTGGCGGACTCGGTCGCGGCGGTGTCCACCATCAGCGCCGGTCCATCATCTCCATCACCCCGCACGGTAACCGCTGGCGCCAGCGCGGGGTCGCGAGCCGCGGTACCCGCCACCAGGTCATCAGCCGCGAGATCCGTAACCTGGCGGGGTGGGGCAGCTTCCACCAACTAGAGCTGGACGACAAGCAGGAAGAGACCGAGGTGGAGGACAATGTCTCCGTGGCGTCAAACCCTTCCCCGCCAGAGAAACGCTCGTGCCGCTGTGGGACGTTCTGCGAGCCAAGCGAGCTAACGTGCCACAGGCAGCGGTGCCCGTGCTACTCAAACCAGCTGTCGTGCGCCGGCTGTCGCTGTCGAGGCTGTAAAAATCCCTACAAGGAGGACGACGGGAAGAAAGAGGACAAAGCAACAGAGTAACTGGTCATGATCATGTTGTAAAAGTTCCATACACCTCTGTAGGATAAAAAGAACagaatcagccaatcagagttcataatttgaacaagatgatTCACCGGCTAGCTCCTCCGCAAATCATCCACCTTATTTGACCGATGTATACTACTTTCTCTTTAACTGATAGTGACATACTGTTGTAAATTGAAGACTAGAAGGAGGATAAAGCATCGGCGTAACTGTTCATGTCCTGGAAGGAGATGCTCCTTAACAAACTCACACGGACAATGAAATGAAGTCCTAAAAAAAGGGGACAAAGGGACGGAGTAACTTGTCGTGTTCTGAAAGGAGATGCTCTTTAACTGATATCTACATACTGTTGTAAATTGGTTTAATAGGAGACTCATGAGTTGAAACAAACTCACACGGACAATGATGGACAATGAAATAACATTGTGGGAAGCAGACAAGAGTTCATTCTGCTCAGAAGattttctctccttttttttgttCCACCAGACCAACCTGAGGCAAATCCCAGGTAGAACTTGTGCTAACTTGGCTTCACTTGATATGTTGCATATAAATGTATCAATATATAGGCCACATGGTTCTTCACTACAGAAATAGTGTAGGACTTCAACTCGAATCTATATCTTGTCCTGCTTTTATTCTTGACAGGGAGTTGTAAAGCCAAATTGTCCAACCTGTTTTAGCGAGAGCCCTCTGGAAACAGCTTTGGGATCacaagcttttaaaaaaaaaacttttgttttgtggtGTGGTGTGTCAAAGGCAGTTTCTAATGCGAAAGACATCTGTTCCTGATGAAGTTACCTTTTACGCATGACACATTAGTTTTTTGGACCTCCTTGGTAGAACAAGACTCCTGAAAATAATTGCTGTTACAGTAATTGATCGGAATTTACAGTAGAATTTATGTAGAGATAGCAGTGCGAGTTTGTGGTTTTTGTGATTATtctttgtttgtgcctttatgaGAACAAAGGATATTCTGTCAGATTCATCTTGACATTATACTgtagaaaaatgaagaaagtgaCTATTCTGTAAGAAAGTACTTAAGATAGGAAAGTAAGTGATGCGCATTTTATGTAGAAGGTTGTATGTTTGTGCTTTTGTGTACTTATGATTATAGAGAGATATCTCTGCACGCTGCACAATGACTTACTGCTGGATATTTGGCAGTATCCATTATGTCATCACTATATGTGGACAATGACATGTAAAATTGTGTTCGTGATGTTGCTATTTATTTCTAAGAGAGAGATAGAAAATAGATTTGTGAATTAGCGCTGCCTTTTTTAAGCGATGGTTCGTAATATTAGATTGCAAATTACTGACAGAACATCGACATCATATTCTTGCTGTAAAtttatgttttttatttcatgtaCAGAAAATATCCAAATAAATATTGTCGCCATAAAAAACTCTCTGGTACAAGTTATTCTCTTTACAAATCAAggtgattttatggatgacattcataCACAAACTGATTTTGGCCTCAAACTAGTAGCAACATATTTTTAAAAGTGGTCATCTTATATGTCTACAACGTCTCGTTCTTTCAAAATATAGAGCTGTTGACGAGTACAATTTTTCGTAGGTGTAGAACGTTGAAAACGATGAGTTTACTTACGTTACTTTTCATGGGAATATCAAGGAAACAAATGGCGTCAGAATCGAGGATTGCTCCATGTAAAAATTCTGAGATGGTCACAACTTCACTGACAAGACTTATATTAAATGAACATGGGTCTGCGGGACGATTCAAAGAGAATGAAGGCAACAGTTCCTGACCACCCCTCAAAAACTTCCAAATAAAGAATCCTTAACGCTGTTTGCCATCATTGTGCTGCCTCTATTGCCATTACATATATGATGCCCTCGACAACAACAAAGACTTAGTATTACTTAATCGTTATTTTACCGCCCTTAATTTCTACAGTCACTAGATGTTGGTTTTGTGTTTGGCACATTCTCAGAGAAAGAAATATTCCAAGGTTTGTGCGAACCGTCCAGACTGCATAGCGAAGATCCTTCTTTAGCAGCCCGGGAGCTATCAGGGTTGGAGTGGTCTGGAGTTTGGTTAGTCTAACTAGGACTAGACTAAAGTTTGTCTTTCGACCTGATACTCAACAGTAACAGTCGTAAACCACTTCCAGTACGACACAGGCGTCTTGCAGACATGTCTCTGACAAAGAACAGTGGTTCCCGCTTCCTGATACTCTGCTTATCATACCCTTTATTTCGACGTCTGTCATTTTGTGGAATCAAAACACGTCCTGCACGCCAGGCCTATTGCAGACAACAACAGGACCACGTCTCTGACAAAGAACAGTGGTT
Protein-coding sequences here:
- the LOC136422830 gene encoding uncharacterized protein; translated protein: MTMALTGTDPTSLYVSVCRYILSDSGLEDLYRMLPYLKQALSCCVCENLLQDPYGPHGSPCHHYVCRNCLGGRKVLRPPCGWCAEYRDFVPCRQQHILLNCYKKLCEYVACTSSGRSLLSANGASSSVLTSLQEGLMLPCDSPIPDREVTLLTGRGPTGPPVHTQQRVRGRGSHRVHRRWRRGGRGRGSRGGLGRGGVHHQRRSIISITPHGNRWRQRGVASRGTRHQVISREIRNLAGWGSFHQLELDDKQEETEVEDNVSVASNPSPPEKRSCRCGTFCEPSELTCHRQRCPCYSNQLSCAGCRCRGCKNPYKEDDGKKEDKATE